In a single window of the Carnobacterium gallinarum DSM 4847 genome:
- a CDS encoding ArpU family phage packaging/lysis transcriptional regulator, which translates to MIALFDGINIEKTKAAAEMVLMDYRKLKMISKREIQQKMTSNYDSLSPSTADVTPELERKVVAKIYAEQETERIERAVESIPNEKQRMVIEERYLKGYEKYDTDCSLNLDMPTSSYSNYKSAGLIAVAWALGCEEY; encoded by the coding sequence ATGATTGCTTTATTTGATGGAATAAATATTGAAAAAACTAAGGCAGCAGCAGAAATGGTACTAATGGATTATCGTAAATTGAAGATGATTTCTAAGCGAGAGATTCAACAAAAAATGACGAGTAACTATGATTCACTTTCACCTAGTACAGCGGATGTCACGCCGGAATTAGAACGAAAAGTGGTAGCTAAAATTTATGCAGAACAAGAAACTGAACGAATTGAACGAGCAGTAGAATCGATTCCGAATGAAAAACAGCGTATGGTAATTGAAGAACGTTATTTAAAAGGGTATGAAAAATACGATACAGATTGTAGTTTAAACTTAGATATGCCAACAAGCTCTTATTCAAATTATAAATCTGCTGGTTTGATTGCAGTTGCTTGGGCCTTAGGTTGTGAAGAATATTAA
- a CDS encoding phage holin family protein, translated as MVIEFFKSVGIFLFGGSLPIMGVYLLAVFIDLMTGYVVALKSHNWHSAINLWGILTKLTTIFAIIAAAILDNIGPFFGIVIPINIALWATGFLTLYEISSILENFAGLGIKLGFIKKYLGIFNEQMNGKDDENE; from the coding sequence ATGGTAATAGAATTTTTTAAAAGTGTCGGTATATTTTTATTTGGAGGGAGTCTTCCAATAATGGGAGTTTATCTATTAGCTGTATTTATTGATTTAATGACAGGATATGTTGTGGCGCTGAAGTCACATAATTGGCATTCAGCAATTAATCTTTGGGGAATTTTAACTAAGTTAACAACGATTTTTGCCATTATCGCTGCAGCAATTTTAGACAATATCGGTCCTTTTTTTGGTATTGTGATTCCAATCAATATTGCACTATGGGCAACAGGTTTTCTAACCCTATACGAGATTAGTAGTATTTTAGAAAATTTTGCAGGATTAGGGATAAAATTAGGGTTTATCAAAAAATATTTAGGCATTTTTAATGAGCAAATGAATGGAAAGGATGATGAAAATGAGTAA
- a CDS encoding GH25 family lysozyme, with amino-acid sequence MSKTILDISEWQVPSSINYDQLASQVELVIIRVQYGSNYVDKHYKTHSQEFKKRGVPVAVYAWIRGVNITDMEQEATDFYNRAKEFNPSFWWLDVEEESMADMRTGCSAYLRKLKSLGAQRVGVYIAHHLYKRFNLNLMEVDGVWIPHYGSNDGKPNSQPDFLTDLHQYTSTGRLSGYGGDLDLNRLLGVKKLAWFTGAQPSANNNLEKPTGNIPIGSKVKIESFATAYSTGERIPDWVKAPTYSVIEIQYKKQSNSTYRYLLSEINSWVLEQDIRVVSETNRKVYRIEKGDSLWGIAEKVYGTGSRYIELKQLNNLTTDLIQPGQTLTY; translated from the coding sequence ATGAGTAAAACAATTCTTGATATTTCAGAATGGCAAGTACCTTCATCAATCAACTACGACCAGCTGGCTTCGCAAGTAGAACTAGTTATTATTCGAGTGCAGTATGGTAGTAATTATGTAGATAAACATTATAAAACACATAGTCAAGAATTTAAAAAACGTGGTGTGCCGGTTGCTGTGTATGCTTGGATTCGCGGAGTTAATATAACTGATATGGAACAAGAAGCTACAGATTTTTACAATCGTGCAAAAGAATTCAATCCATCTTTTTGGTGGTTGGATGTAGAAGAGGAATCTATGGCAGACATGCGAACAGGCTGCAGTGCTTATTTGCGTAAATTAAAATCTTTAGGCGCTCAACGTGTAGGTGTTTATATTGCCCATCATTTGTATAAACGTTTTAATTTGAATTTAATGGAAGTGGATGGTGTTTGGATTCCACACTATGGCAGTAACGATGGGAAACCAAATAGTCAACCGGATTTTCTAACAGATCTACATCAATATACGTCTACAGGTCGATTGTCTGGATATGGAGGTGACTTAGATTTGAATCGGTTGCTTGGAGTCAAAAAATTAGCGTGGTTTACTGGTGCTCAACCATCAGCAAACAATAATCTTGAAAAACCAACTGGAAATATTCCAATTGGTTCAAAAGTCAAGATTGAATCTTTTGCAACGGCATATAGTACAGGTGAACGCATTCCTGATTGGGTTAAAGCACCAACATATAGTGTTATAGAAATTCAATATAAAAAACAGTCTAATTCAACTTATCGTTATTTGTTATCAGAGATAAATTCATGGGTTTTAGAACAAGATATTCGAGTTGTAAGTGAAACAAATAGAAAAGTATATCGTATTGAAAAAGGAGATAGTTTATGGGGAATCGCTGAAAAAGTATACGGAACTGGAAGTCGATATATAGAATTAAAACAGTTAAATAATTTAACGACGGATCTAATTCAGCCAGGGCAAACTTTAACCTATTAG
- a CDS encoding VOC family protein, protein MTAKATSIFVNLPVEDLDRSVAFFTKLGFTFNPQFTDENATCMVISETIYVMLLVKPFFKSFIKKEIADAEKTAEVIVALSVDSRNEVDELVDQAMSAGALFYNDPTDMGFMYSRSFQDLDNHLWEVVYMDPTSVQ, encoded by the coding sequence ATGACAGCCAAAGCAACTAGTATTTTTGTAAACTTACCCGTAGAAGATTTAGATCGCTCTGTTGCCTTTTTTACTAAACTCGGATTTACCTTTAATCCACAATTCACTGATGAAAATGCAACATGCATGGTGATTAGTGAAACCATCTATGTCATGTTGCTTGTTAAACCGTTCTTTAAATCATTTATCAAAAAAGAAATTGCTGATGCTGAAAAAACAGCCGAAGTGATTGTAGCATTATCTGTTGATAGTCGTAACGAAGTTGACGAACTCGTTGACCAAGCTATGTCAGCTGGCGCTCTGTTTTATAACGATCCTACAGACATGGGATTTATGTACTCTCGTAGTTTTCAAGATTTAGATAATCATCTTTGGGAAGTCGTTTATATGGACCCCACTTCTGTTCAATAA
- the def gene encoding peptide deformylase encodes MITMEDIIREGHPTLRETAKNVAFPLTNDEEQLCKDMMEFLKNSQDPELAEKYNLRGGVGLAASQLNIPKRIIAVHIPGTVENPEPALSTIMINPKVVSHSIQDSCLAEGEGCLSVDREVPGYVVRHTRITVQYADSNGTQHKIRLKNYAAIVVQHEIDHTNGVMFYDHINQEDPYKISQDVTLIS; translated from the coding sequence ATGATTACTATGGAAGATATCATCCGGGAAGGTCACCCAACATTAAGAGAAACTGCTAAAAATGTTGCCTTTCCTTTAACAAATGACGAAGAACAACTTTGCAAAGATATGATGGAATTTTTAAAAAACAGCCAAGATCCTGAATTAGCTGAAAAATATAACTTGCGTGGTGGTGTTGGATTAGCGGCTTCACAACTAAATATTCCAAAACGGATTATCGCTGTCCACATTCCAGGAACTGTAGAAAATCCAGAACCCGCGTTAAGTACAATTATGATTAATCCTAAAGTTGTCAGCCATTCCATTCAAGATTCTTGTTTGGCAGAAGGTGAAGGTTGCTTATCTGTCGACCGTGAAGTTCCTGGTTATGTTGTTCGTCACACACGAATTACAGTACAATATGCTGATTCAAATGGTACACAACATAAAATTCGTTTAAAAAATTATGCTGCTATTGTGGTTCAACATGAAATCGATCATACAAATGGTGTCATGTTCTATGATCATATTAACCAAGAGGATCCTTACAAGATTTCTCAAGACGTAACATTAATTTCTTAA
- the gdhA gene encoding NADP-specific glutamate dehydrogenase produces MENATDYIAKVYKKVEQRDPNQVEFLQAVKEFFDTIEPVIARHPKLIEENILERIVEPERIFQFRVPWTDDQGNVQVNRAFRVQFSSAIGPYKGGLRFHPSVNQSIVKFLGFEQIFKNSLTGLPIGGGKGGSDFNPKGKSDFEVMRFCQSFMTELQKYIGPDVDVPAGDIGVGGREIGYLFGQYKKLNGFGAGVLTGKPIPMGGSLARTEATGYGLVYFTDEMLKDAGKSFAGEKVVVSGSGNVAIYAIEKVHQLGGTVIACSDSNGYILDLDGIKVDTVKRLKEVERKRISEYVTEHPTATYVEGSVWELEEEFQIALPSATQNEISGATAEKLVKQGVYAVAEGANMPSDLDAIKVYQTNKVLYGPAKAANAGGVAVSALEMSQNSIRLSWTFEEVDSRLKDIMTDIYVQCRDVAKEYGAEGDFVTGANIAGFLKVSEAMLSQGVL; encoded by the coding sequence ATGGAAAATGCAACAGATTATATCGCAAAAGTGTACAAAAAGGTGGAACAACGTGATCCAAATCAGGTGGAATTTCTACAAGCAGTGAAAGAATTTTTTGACACTATTGAACCAGTTATAGCTCGTCATCCCAAGTTGATTGAAGAAAATATTTTAGAACGAATTGTTGAACCTGAACGTATTTTTCAGTTTAGAGTACCTTGGACAGATGATCAAGGGAATGTTCAAGTGAATCGCGCTTTCCGTGTGCAATTTAGTTCAGCAATTGGACCATATAAAGGTGGCTTGCGTTTCCACCCAAGTGTTAATCAAAGTATTGTGAAGTTCTTAGGTTTTGAACAAATTTTTAAAAACAGCTTAACAGGTCTCCCAATTGGTGGCGGTAAAGGTGGAAGTGATTTTAATCCAAAAGGAAAATCTGATTTTGAAGTGATGCGTTTTTGCCAAAGTTTTATGACAGAATTACAAAAATATATTGGTCCAGATGTTGATGTTCCTGCGGGAGATATTGGTGTTGGTGGACGCGAAATTGGTTATTTATTTGGCCAATATAAAAAGCTTAATGGATTTGGAGCAGGTGTCTTAACTGGAAAACCGATTCCGATGGGTGGTAGTTTAGCAAGGACAGAAGCAACTGGGTATGGTTTAGTGTATTTTACAGATGAAATGTTAAAAGATGCGGGTAAATCATTTGCCGGTGAAAAAGTAGTTGTTTCAGGTAGTGGGAATGTAGCTATCTATGCAATTGAAAAAGTACATCAATTAGGTGGAACAGTCATTGCATGTTCAGATTCAAATGGTTATATTTTAGATCTAGATGGAATTAAAGTGGACACAGTGAAACGTCTAAAAGAAGTTGAGCGTAAACGTATTTCTGAATATGTTACTGAACATCCAACAGCAACATATGTTGAAGGTAGTGTTTGGGAACTTGAAGAGGAATTTCAAATTGCATTACCATCAGCAACTCAAAATGAAATTTCAGGAGCAACAGCTGAAAAATTAGTTAAACAAGGAGTTTATGCAGTCGCTGAGGGGGCAAATATGCCAAGTGATTTAGACGCAATTAAAGTTTATCAAACGAACAAAGTCTTATATGGACCTGCAAAAGCAGCAAATGCAGGTGGTGTTGCGGTTTCAGCATTAGAAATGAGCCAAAACAGCATTCGTTTAAGTTGGACGTTTGAAGAAGTAGATAGTCGTTTGAAAGATATTATGACGGATATTTATGTACAATGTCGTGATGTTGCGAAAGAATATGGCGCAGAAGGTGACTTTGTTACTGGTGCCAATATTGCTGGTTTCTTAAAAGTTTCTGAAGCAATGCTATCTCAAGGTGTGTTATAA
- the mgtA gene encoding magnesium-translocating P-type ATPase, translated as MMNVRRNQIKTEKKSKDAELKKLGYLNEEEVLTSLKTSLAGISEVEAKERLETVGPNIVASQKPTPWYILLIDSFKDPFVYVLMLLLVVSAATNDIEASIVMGMMILFSAGIRFVQEFRSQKASLALKELIETTCAVTRDGLTREIPIDEVVPGDIVVLSTGDMIPADARLIWTKDLFVNQSSLTGESMPVEKFVRVEKQINDENETALDLSNLAFMGTDVLSGQGRIVILKTGKETFFGDVASNVSEKRGETSFDRGVKDISKLLIRFMLVMVPIVFLINGLTKGDWSQAFFFSIAVAVGLTPEMLPMIITSNLAKGAITMSKKKVIVKELNAIQNLGAMDILCTDKTGTITEDKVVLVRHVNPIGDECQRVLELAYLNSNYQTGWKNLMDHAVIQYFDENKEQIIIGDVEKIDEIPFDFSRRRLTVAVNNRGHQLMVTKGAVEEMMKICQFVELGDEVIPLTPELEQKMLDVSVKMNKEGMRVLAVAYKKDVHTTATYSVEDEKEMILVGFMGFLDPAKASSIPAIQSLHNHGVTVKVLTGDNEVVSMKVCRDVGIDVGEVLLGTQVEQMSDTELMAATERSNLFAKLNPLQKARIISLLQEKGHTVGFMGDGINDAPALRKADVGISVDTAADITKEASSIILLEKSLTVLEDGILEGRTVFSNMMKYIKMTISSNFGNVFSVLVASAFLPFLPMLSIQLLVQNLIYDVAQLTIPWDRVDEEELRLPSKWTTSNLMKFTLSIGPISLIFDILTFLLMWFVFQANTIQSSGLFHSGWFVIGLITQTVVVHIIRTQKIPFIQSRASLVVTLSTVVVIGIAVLFPSSILGGMVDLVALPNTYWPWMIGIVLVYILTVQLVKTIYIKINKEWL; from the coding sequence ATGATGAATGTTAGAAGAAATCAAATTAAGACAGAAAAAAAATCAAAAGATGCAGAATTAAAAAAATTAGGCTATTTAAATGAAGAGGAAGTTTTAACTAGTTTAAAAACAAGTTTAGCAGGTATTAGTGAAGTTGAGGCAAAAGAGCGTTTGGAAACAGTGGGACCCAATATTGTGGCTTCGCAAAAGCCTACGCCTTGGTATATTTTATTAATAGACTCTTTTAAAGATCCCTTTGTGTATGTATTGATGCTCTTGTTGGTCGTTTCAGCAGCTACAAATGATATTGAAGCAAGTATTGTAATGGGAATGATGATCCTGTTTAGTGCTGGAATTCGTTTTGTACAAGAATTTCGCTCACAAAAAGCTAGTTTAGCATTAAAAGAATTAATTGAAACTACGTGTGCAGTAACTCGAGATGGATTAACTCGTGAAATTCCAATTGATGAAGTAGTTCCAGGAGATATCGTAGTTCTTTCAACTGGCGATATGATACCAGCAGATGCACGTTTGATTTGGACTAAAGATTTGTTTGTTAATCAATCTTCATTAACAGGTGAATCAATGCCTGTAGAAAAATTTGTTCGAGTTGAAAAACAGATTAATGATGAGAATGAAACAGCTTTGGATTTGTCAAATCTTGCATTTATGGGAACCGATGTGTTAAGTGGTCAAGGCCGGATTGTTATTTTGAAAACTGGGAAAGAAACGTTCTTTGGTGATGTTGCCTCAAATGTTTCAGAAAAACGGGGTGAGACAAGCTTCGATCGTGGTGTGAAAGATATTAGCAAGTTGTTGATTCGATTTATGCTAGTGATGGTACCAATTGTTTTCCTAATTAATGGATTGACAAAAGGTGATTGGAGTCAGGCTTTCTTTTTCTCAATTGCGGTTGCAGTAGGTTTGACACCAGAAATGTTGCCAATGATTATTACAAGCAATCTAGCTAAAGGTGCCATTACAATGTCTAAAAAGAAAGTAATTGTAAAGGAATTAAATGCGATTCAAAATTTAGGAGCAATGGATATTTTATGTACAGATAAAACGGGGACAATTACAGAAGACAAAGTTGTCCTAGTTCGACATGTCAATCCAATTGGAGATGAATGTCAACGTGTTTTAGAGTTGGCTTATCTAAATTCTAATTATCAAACAGGTTGGAAAAATTTAATGGACCATGCAGTCATTCAATATTTTGATGAAAATAAAGAACAAATCATCATTGGTGATGTTGAAAAAATTGACGAGATTCCTTTTGACTTTTCAAGACGTCGTTTAACTGTAGCGGTGAACAATCGTGGACATCAATTAATGGTGACCAAAGGTGCCGTTGAAGAAATGATGAAGATTTGTCAATTTGTTGAATTAGGTGATGAAGTTATTCCGCTAACACCAGAACTTGAACAAAAAATGCTAGATGTTAGTGTGAAAATGAATAAAGAGGGTATGCGTGTACTGGCAGTTGCTTATAAAAAGGATGTCCATACAACGGCAACTTATTCTGTTGAAGATGAAAAAGAGATGATTCTAGTTGGTTTCATGGGATTCTTAGATCCAGCCAAAGCTTCTTCAATTCCAGCAATTCAATCACTTCACAATCATGGTGTAACGGTTAAAGTTTTAACAGGTGACAATGAAGTTGTGTCAATGAAAGTTTGTCGTGACGTTGGGATTGATGTTGGTGAGGTTTTATTGGGAACTCAGGTGGAGCAAATGAGTGATACAGAATTAATGGCTGCTACAGAAAGATCTAATTTGTTTGCTAAATTAAACCCACTTCAAAAAGCTCGAATCATTTCTTTATTACAAGAAAAAGGACATACCGTTGGTTTTATGGGAGATGGAATTAATGATGCTCCAGCATTACGTAAAGCAGATGTAGGTATTTCAGTTGATACAGCAGCAGATATTACGAAAGAAGCAAGTTCCATTATTTTATTAGAAAAGAGTTTAACTGTCTTAGAAGATGGTATTTTGGAAGGCCGTACTGTATTTAGTAATATGATGAAATATATCAAAATGACGATTAGTTCTAACTTTGGGAATGTTTTTAGTGTACTAGTAGCAAGCGCCTTTCTACCATTTTTACCAATGCTTTCAATTCAATTACTTGTGCAAAATCTAATCTATGATGTTGCACAGTTGACGATTCCATGGGATAGAGTGGATGAAGAAGAATTGCGTTTGCCTTCTAAATGGACAACAAGTAATCTAATGAAATTTACTTTAAGTATTGGACCAATTAGTTTAATCTTTGATATTTTAACTTTCTTGTTAATGTGGTTTGTTTTTCAAGCAAATACGATTCAAAGTTCAGGATTGTTCCATTCTGGCTGGTTTGTCATTGGTTTGATTACACAAACTGTTGTCGTTCACATTATTCGGACACAAAAAATTCCGTTTATCCAAAGTCGTGCAAGCTTAGTGGTTACATTGTCAACAGTTGTTGTGATTGGAATTGCTGTTTTATTCCCAAGTAGTATTTTGGGAGGAATGGTTGATTTAGTGGCATTACCAAACACTTACTGGCCATGGATGATTGGAATAGTTCTAGTGTACATTTTAACAGTACAATTAGTTAAAACAATCTATATTAAAATCAATAAAGAATGGCTTTAA
- a CDS encoding ISNCY family transposase, protein MNEDKKYNVIKAVTEKRKDKKRACVELDLSIRQVNRLIQKYQEGGKAVFSHGNRGKKQMHAVPEDVKKQIIGLYQQFNIKPNVKHFTEILKEDYAICYTDTTIRNILYLANIISPKTQRKTRKKIKARIKAQSMKAKTKLDNPLLPRAEDQLASPEKIHPSRSRKKYQGELIQMDASSYNWFGNDVTHLHLAIDDASGDIVGGYFDTQETLNGYYHVLHQILRNRGIPLAFLTDKRTVFDYQSKTKKVVEEDTFTQFGFACHQLGIDIRTSSIPQAKGRVERLNGTVQSRLPVDLELAGIQSIVEANHFLTKWIQSFNRKFGNKTKESIYEKAPTKSEMNLLLARVANRKIDSGHHIRYQNNYYLPTEGSEDQYFTRGSKALVIESFNGEIYVNIAEKIYTTRRLKEHDDYSTEFDPIPEQKKERRQYIPPQSHPWKLESFKRYLRSIGKTLEEYEAERAA, encoded by the coding sequence ATGAATGAAGATAAGAAATATAACGTAATAAAAGCTGTCACAGAAAAAAGAAAAGATAAGAAGAGAGCTTGTGTTGAACTAGATCTCTCGATCAGACAAGTCAATCGATTAATCCAAAAATATCAAGAAGGAGGAAAGGCTGTTTTTTCACACGGCAATAGAGGAAAAAAACAGATGCATGCCGTACCGGAGGATGTAAAAAAACAAATCATTGGGCTTTATCAACAGTTTAATATAAAACCGAATGTGAAGCACTTTACTGAAATATTAAAGGAGGATTATGCGATCTGTTACACCGATACAACGATTCGAAATATTTTATACCTAGCGAATATTATCTCACCTAAAACACAAAGAAAGACACGAAAAAAAATAAAAGCTCGAATCAAAGCACAATCAATGAAAGCAAAGACAAAGCTTGATAATCCACTGCTTCCAAGAGCCGAAGATCAACTGGCTTCACCCGAAAAAATCCATCCTAGCCGCTCTAGGAAAAAATACCAAGGAGAGCTGATTCAAATGGATGCCAGTTCATACAATTGGTTCGGGAACGACGTCACCCATCTTCACTTAGCGATTGATGACGCTTCTGGGGATATCGTTGGTGGGTATTTCGACACGCAAGAAACGCTCAATGGCTATTATCATGTGCTCCATCAGATCCTCCGTAACCGAGGGATTCCTTTAGCTTTTTTAACCGATAAACGAACCGTTTTTGACTATCAATCCAAAACCAAGAAAGTCGTTGAGGAAGATACCTTCACGCAATTTGGTTTTGCCTGCCATCAACTCGGTATTGACATTCGTACCTCCTCTATTCCACAAGCGAAAGGCCGTGTAGAACGATTAAACGGCACGGTTCAATCACGACTTCCTGTAGATTTAGAATTAGCAGGGATCCAATCTATTGTGGAAGCCAATCATTTTTTAACAAAATGGATTCAATCATTTAACAGGAAGTTTGGTAATAAGACGAAGGAATCAATCTATGAGAAGGCACCTACGAAATCAGAGATGAATTTATTATTAGCACGAGTCGCAAATAGAAAAATCGATAGTGGGCATCACATTCGGTATCAAAATAACTACTATTTACCGACGGAGGGTAGCGAAGATCAGTACTTTACACGCGGATCAAAAGCCCTCGTTATCGAATCCTTTAACGGCGAAATCTATGTAAATATCGCTGAAAAAATATACACAACAAGGAGACTGAAAGAACATGACGACTATTCAACAGAGTTTGACCCGATTCCAGAGCAAAAAAAAGAAAGACGCCAGTATATTCCCCCACAATCTCACCCGTGGAAACTAGAGTCTTTCAAAAGATATCTTCGCAGCATCGGAAAAACACTCGAAGAATACGAAGCTGAACGAGCAGCTTAA
- the pdhA gene encoding pyruvate dehydrogenase (acetyl-transferring) E1 component subunit alpha — MATKKNKPIDFDALLDSVNADFPTIQILDEDGKVVNPDLMPDLSDEELVELMSKMVWSRVLDQRSTALNRQGRLGFFAPTAGQEASQLASHFAMEKEDFLLPGYRDVPQLVQHGLPLKEAFLWSRGHAGGNKYADNLNALPPQIIIGAQIVQAAGVALGMKKRGKKNVVLTYTGDGGSSQGDFYEGMNFAGSYDAPAIFIIQNNGYAISTPREVQTKAKTLAQKAVAAGIPGIQVDGMDPLAVYAVTKEARDRAIAGKGPTLIETLTYRYGPHTLSGDDPTRYRTKETDDIWEKRDPLTRMRKFLVEKGLWSEEKENEVIEATKEEIKEAIKEADQEPKQKVSDFLKNMFEEPNQTLKEQIAIFEAKETK, encoded by the coding sequence ATGGCGACAAAAAAGAATAAACCTATCGATTTCGATGCATTGCTGGACAGCGTAAACGCTGATTTTCCAACAATCCAAATTTTAGATGAGGACGGTAAAGTTGTAAATCCTGACTTAATGCCTGATTTATCTGATGAAGAGCTAGTAGAATTAATGTCTAAAATGGTTTGGTCACGCGTGTTGGATCAACGTTCAACAGCACTTAACCGTCAAGGACGTCTTGGTTTCTTCGCTCCAACAGCTGGACAAGAAGCAAGTCAATTAGCAAGTCACTTCGCAATGGAGAAAGAAGACTTTTTATTACCAGGATATCGTGATGTTCCTCAATTAGTACAACATGGTTTACCATTAAAAGAAGCTTTCTTATGGTCTCGTGGACATGCAGGCGGAAATAAATATGCTGACAACTTAAACGCTTTACCACCACAAATCATTATTGGTGCACAAATCGTTCAAGCTGCGGGTGTAGCATTAGGTATGAAAAAACGTGGTAAGAAAAATGTTGTTTTAACTTATACAGGTGATGGTGGTTCATCTCAAGGAGATTTCTATGAAGGTATGAACTTTGCTGGTTCTTATGATGCACCTGCAATCTTCATTATTCAAAATAATGGTTACGCGATTTCAACACCTCGTGAAGTACAAACTAAAGCGAAAACTTTAGCTCAAAAAGCAGTTGCAGCAGGAATCCCAGGAATCCAAGTTGATGGTATGGATCCATTAGCAGTATACGCAGTAACTAAAGAAGCTAGAGACCGTGCAATTGCTGGAAAAGGACCAACATTAATCGAAACATTAACGTATCGTTATGGTCCACATACACTTTCTGGTGATGATCCAACTCGTTACCGTACAAAAGAAACGGATGACATTTGGGAAAAACGTGATCCATTAACTCGTATGCGTAAATTCTTAGTTGAAAAAGGACTTTGGTCTGAAGAAAAAGAAAACGAAGTAATTGAAGCAACGAAAGAAGAAATTAAAGAAGCTATCAAAGAAGCTGACCAAGAACCAAAACAAAAAGTATCAGACTTCTTAAAAAATATGTTTGAAGAACCAAACCAAACACTTAAAGAGCAAATTGCGATTTTTGAAGCGAAGGAGACGAAATAA
- a CDS encoding alpha-ketoacid dehydrogenase subunit beta produces the protein MAQKTMIQAITDALALELGKDENVLIFGEDVGNNGGVFRATEGLQEKYGVDRVFDTPLAESGIGGLAIGLALEGFRPVPEIQFFGFVFEVMDSIVGQAARTRYRMSGTRNLPITFRAPFGGGVHTPELHSDNLEGLIAQSPGIKIVIPSNPYDAKGLLISSIRDNDPVVFLEHMKLYRSFRDEVPDEAYTVPLGKAAISKEGTDVSVITYGAMVREALKTAEKLEKEGISVEVVDLRTVSPLDIETIIASVEKTGRVVVVQEAQRQAGVGAMVMSEISERAILSLEAPIGRVAAPDTVFPFGQAENIWLPNAADIEAKVKEVYNF, from the coding sequence ATGGCACAAAAAACAATGATCCAAGCGATTACCGATGCGCTTGCACTTGAACTTGGTAAAGATGAAAACGTCTTGATTTTCGGTGAAGACGTTGGGAATAACGGTGGAGTATTCCGTGCAACTGAAGGCTTACAAGAAAAATATGGCGTAGACCGCGTATTTGATACACCTCTTGCTGAATCAGGAATTGGTGGGTTAGCAATTGGATTGGCATTAGAAGGTTTCCGTCCAGTTCCAGAAATCCAATTCTTTGGATTTGTATTTGAAGTAATGGATTCAATCGTAGGTCAAGCAGCGCGTACTCGTTACCGTATGAGTGGTACTCGTAACTTGCCGATTACATTCCGTGCGCCATTTGGTGGAGGAGTTCATACTCCAGAGCTTCACTCAGATAATTTAGAAGGGTTAATTGCTCAATCACCTGGTATTAAGATTGTCATTCCAAGTAACCCATATGATGCAAAAGGACTTTTAATTTCGTCAATTCGTGACAATGATCCAGTTGTGTTCTTAGAACATATGAAATTATATCGTTCTTTCCGTGACGAAGTTCCAGATGAAGCTTACACAGTTCCTCTAGGTAAAGCAGCTATTTCTAAAGAAGGTACTGACGTTTCAGTTATTACCTATGGTGCGATGGTTCGCGAAGCTCTTAAAACAGCTGAAAAACTTGAAAAAGAAGGCATTTCAGTTGAAGTTGTCGATCTTAGAACGGTTTCTCCATTAGATATTGAAACAATTATTGCTTCAGTTGAAAAAACTGGTCGTGTTGTAGTTGTTCAAGAAGCTCAACGTCAAGCTGGTGTTGGTGCAATGGTTATGTCTGAAATTTCAGAGCGTGCAATTCTTTCGTTAGAAGCGCCAATTGGTCGTGTTGCAGCACCGGATACTGTTTTCCCATTCGGTCAAGCAGAAAACATTTGGTTACCAAATGCAGCAGATATTGAAGCTAAAGTTAAAGAAGTATACAACTTCTAA